Proteins encoded together in one Chryseobacterium sp. G0201 window:
- a CDS encoding VOC family protein, with product MKLGAFSISLSVKDLQKSKDFYEKLGFNIMAGSLEQNYLIMKNDGHLIGLFQAMFDGNMLTFNPGWDQNAQNLENFDDVREIQIHLKENGVQLEKEAEETTSGPEHIFLKDPDGNMILIDQHR from the coding sequence ATGAAATTAGGCGCATTTTCAATAAGCTTAAGTGTAAAAGATCTTCAGAAATCTAAAGATTTTTACGAAAAATTAGGCTTCAATATTATGGCGGGAAGTTTAGAGCAAAATTACCTTATCATGAAAAATGATGGGCATTTAATTGGTTTATTTCAGGCGATGTTTGATGGAAATATGCTTACTTTCAATCCGGGTTGGGACCAAAATGCACAGAATTTGGAAAATTTTGATGATGTTCGTGAAATTCAGATACATTTAAAAGAAAATGGAGTTCAGCTTGAAAAAGAGGCAGAAGAAACGACTTCCGGTCCTGAACATATTTTCCTGAAAGATCCGGATGGAAATATGATTTTAATTGATCAACACAGATAA
- a CDS encoding SRPBCC family protein, with the protein MKILKGIAIVLASILIFWLVLAAFISGDCNYEKSISINAPIEKVWQNTNTLKAMDQWSPWNDLDPNMKKDWTGTTGQPGEKVCWESKEAGNGCQEVKKVDASKKRIDTKIKFLTPYESEANAYVTVVSEGNGGKATWGFTSKIPYPFTVMKMFMNMEDAIGKDYQKGLSRLKEMSEKP; encoded by the coding sequence ATGAAAATTTTAAAAGGAATTGCAATAGTTTTAGCTTCTATCTTGATTTTTTGGCTTGTTCTCGCGGCTTTTATTTCGGGTGATTGTAATTACGAAAAATCAATTTCCATTAATGCTCCCATTGAAAAAGTATGGCAGAATACCAATACTTTAAAAGCAATGGATCAATGGAGTCCTTGGAATGATCTTGACCCGAATATGAAAAAAGACTGGACAGGAACAACCGGACAACCGGGCGAAAAAGTATGTTGGGAAAGTAAAGAAGCCGGAAATGGCTGTCAGGAAGTGAAAAAAGTAGATGCCTCGAAAAAAAGAATTGATACCAAAATCAAATTTTTAACACCTTACGAAAGTGAAGCCAATGCTTATGTAACCGTAGTTTCTGAGGGAAATGGCGGCAAAGCAACTTGGGGATTTACTTCAAAAATTCCGTATCCTTTTACAGTAATGAAGATGTTCATGAATATGGAAGATGCAATTGGAAAAGATTACCAGAAAGGACTTTCGAGATTAAAAGAAATGTCTGAGAAACCTTAG
- a CDS encoding ABC transporter permease, protein MKEFFRLLKREFKLFIGNSTLRTVFFLAPVFYATLLGFVYKSGKVENTPVLVIDRDNTPLSNQLTEMLEDNKSIKVIRYLQEPVSIKDEVIKYEAAAVVIIPSKFEGDMLQKKYPEVNVYINTGNVLTANFATKGLQLTIGTFSAGASMKALQKAGMPASKAATQYEPFKTNYITLFNTTSNYLIFMWPAMLAVVLQQVILLAMAVSFAAEFQGGSFVKEYYRMRKWAFPTMLIKVIPIWVFSILIVGIYYFMHMIFKVPMPEGIFNFIILTAVFVGSASFLGVLISILIPDALKATQILMVIASPAFIISGFTWPLSAMPAFVQFIANIIPLTPFLQAFKILLIQKGSVELTFPYLKHLVILLIIYAILGWIALKIKLWLTFRYVKPETENKEDSFENIDE, encoded by the coding sequence ATGAAAGAGTTTTTCCGACTTTTAAAACGAGAATTCAAGCTGTTTATCGGTAATTCGACATTAAGAACCGTTTTCTTTCTGGCGCCGGTTTTTTATGCAACATTATTGGGATTCGTCTACAAGAGCGGAAAAGTTGAAAATACACCTGTTTTAGTAATTGATAGAGATAATACACCATTATCAAATCAATTAACAGAAATGCTGGAAGACAATAAAAGCATTAAAGTTATCCGTTATTTGCAGGAACCTGTTAGTATTAAAGATGAGGTGATCAAATATGAAGCGGCAGCAGTTGTCATAATACCATCAAAATTTGAAGGAGATATGTTGCAGAAGAAATATCCTGAGGTTAATGTTTATATCAATACAGGAAACGTTTTAACGGCCAATTTCGCCACCAAAGGACTTCAGCTTACTATTGGAACATTCTCTGCCGGAGCTTCAATGAAAGCGCTTCAAAAAGCAGGGATGCCCGCTTCAAAAGCAGCAACTCAGTACGAGCCTTTTAAAACCAATTATATCACACTTTTCAATACGACCAGTAATTATTTAATTTTTATGTGGCCGGCAATGTTGGCGGTGGTTTTGCAGCAGGTTATTTTATTGGCGATGGCGGTGAGTTTTGCAGCAGAATTTCAGGGTGGATCTTTTGTAAAAGAATATTACCGAATGAGAAAATGGGCATTTCCGACGATGTTGATTAAGGTGATTCCGATCTGGGTATTTTCAATTCTGATTGTCGGAATTTACTATTTCATGCACATGATCTTCAAAGTCCCGATGCCTGAAGGAATATTTAATTTTATCATTTTGACTGCTGTTTTTGTAGGTTCAGCTTCGTTTTTGGGTGTGTTGATCAGTATTCTGATTCCTGATGCGTTGAAAGCGACTCAAATCCTTATGGTGATTGCATCTCCGGCGTTTATCATCAGTGGATTTACATGGCCGTTGAGCGCGATGCCGGCGTTTGTTCAGTTTATCGCAAATATTATTCCGCTGACTCCGTTTTTGCAGGCTTTCAAAATTTTGTTGATTCAAAAAGGTTCTGTAGAACTTACTTTCCCTTATTTAAAACATTTGGTGATTCTTTTAATTATTTATGCAATTTTAGGCTGGATCGCTCTTAAAATTAAGCTTTGGCTAACGTTCAGATATGTAAAACCGGAAACAGAAAATAAGGAGGATTCTTTTGAAAATATTGATGAATAA
- a CDS encoding DUF1569 domain-containing protein, translated as MENVFDAKDAQNYIDRINKLIEDTHGLWGKMTVDQMLAHCCITYEMVYEPEKHKKPGAIAKFILKRFVKPKVVGEKAYPRDSPTSPQFLVTGRKNFDEEKKRLIGYIQKTQQLGASAFDGKESFSFGKLNSEEWNNMFAKHLNHHLSQFGV; from the coding sequence ATGGAAAACGTATTTGACGCAAAAGACGCTCAGAATTACATTGATAGAATAAATAAATTGATCGAAGATACTCACGGTTTGTGGGGGAAAATGACGGTAGACCAGATGTTGGCTCACTGTTGCATAACATATGAAATGGTTTATGAACCCGAAAAACACAAGAAACCGGGAGCAATTGCAAAATTTATTTTAAAAAGATTTGTAAAGCCTAAAGTGGTAGGCGAAAAAGCTTATCCGAGAGATTCTCCTACATCACCACAATTTTTGGTAACAGGAAGAAAAAACTTTGATGAGGAAAAGAAAAGATTGATTGGCTATATCCAAAAAACGCAACAATTGGGAGCTTCAGCTTTTGATGGTAAAGAGTCTTTCTCTTTCGGAAAACTAAATTCTGAGGAATGGAATAATATGTTTGCAAAGCATTTAAATCACCATTTGTCGCAATTCGGAGTTTAA